In Liolophura sinensis isolate JHLJ2023 chromosome 2, CUHK_Ljap_v2, whole genome shotgun sequence, a genomic segment contains:
- the LOC135462543 gene encoding LOW QUALITY PROTEIN: uncharacterized protein LOC135462543 (The sequence of the model RefSeq protein was modified relative to this genomic sequence to represent the inferred CDS: inserted 1 base in 1 codon), with amino-acid sequence MPSRLYGVYGGCNRPTYHTCISMAYDRRTLGPTIHVHLWRKIDRHLGLPYMYIYGTDTWACHTCTSMAYDRRTLGPTIHVHLWRXDRRTLGPTIHVHLWRMTDGHLGPPYMYIYGV; translated from the exons ATGCCAAGTAGGCTGTATGGAGTATATGGAGGCTGTAACAGACCGacctaccatacatgtatatctatggCGTATGACAGACGGACACTTGGgcctaccatacatgtacatctatggcgCAAGATAGACAGACACTTGGgcctgccatacatgtacatctatggc ACGGACACTTGGgcctgccatacatgtacatctatggcgTATGACAGACGGACACTTGGgcctaccatacatgtacatctatggc ATGACAGACGGACACTTGGgcctaccatacatgtacatctatggcgTATGACAGACGGACACTTGggcccaccatacatgtacatctatggcgTATGA